From Holosporales bacterium, one genomic window encodes:
- a CDS encoding type II secretion system GspH family protein — protein sequence MSLVKFLKDNRGFSLLEVAIAITVVGILAAVVLKGQSLVKEARLQSVATQIHQYKAAVDMFRDKYQALPGDCNSAQENISYALDNGDGDGAINTEREALGFWQHLKLSGLISIKEGVPKSKLGGTFVPSSHIYGHSGTWIVFSNNTVNEVLSGYFRGVLTPKDANDLMNKLDSKVDGDIIVINGEGCKNVCIDAGQFNLKSEEKSCVVIVKVD from the coding sequence CTGCTTGAGGTAGCAATCGCTATAACCGTAGTTGGTATTTTGGCCGCAGTTGTCCTTAAAGGGCAAAGCTTGGTTAAAGAGGCCAGGTTACAATCCGTTGCAACACAAATACATCAGTACAAAGCGGCGGTAGACATGTTCCGAGATAAATACCAAGCCCTTCCAGGGGACTGCAACTCAGCGCAAGAAAACATATCCTACGCTTTGGACAATGGCGACGGGGACGGCGCCATTAACACCGAGCGAGAAGCCTTAGGTTTTTGGCAACATCTTAAATTAAGCGGCTTGATCTCTATAAAAGAGGGCGTTCCTAAGAGTAAGCTAGGAGGAACGTTTGTTCCTTCATCGCATATCTATGGGCACAGCGGGACCTGGATTGTGTTCAGCAACAACACGGTCAATGAAGTTTTGTCTGGATATTTCCGTGGTGTACTGACCCCAAAGGATGCCAACGACTTGATGAACAAGCTCGACAGCAAGGTGGACGGCGACATCATCGTAATTAACGGCGAGGGGTGTAAGAACGTTTGCATTGATGCGGGCCAGTTTAATCTTAAATCAGAAGAAAAAAGCTGCGTTGTGATCGTGAAGGTCGATTAA